The region AGTGAATCATTATGATATCGTGCGCGTGGGCGATACCGCTGTATGGCCGATTGGCCTTTACTCGAAGAAAGTGAAGAAGGCGGCTGAGCTGAAAGACGGTGCCGTAATTGGCGTGCCAAACGATCCCTCCAATGAAGCGCGTGGTTTAGTGCTGCTGGAACAGCAAGGCCTAATCAAGCTGAAACCGGGCGTCGGTATTGCCGCCACCACCGCGGATATCACCGCCAATCCACATCACCTGCAAATCAAAGAACTCGACTCGGGCATTATTGGCCGTTCAGTACCGGATCTGGACGCAGCAGTGGTGAACACCGACTGGGCATTGAAAAGCGGCTTGACGGCTGACGACCGCATTGCGCAAGAACCGGTGAAGGACAATCCTTACAACAACTTTATCGCCGTAAAGAAAGAGAACGTGGGCGCGCCTTGGGTGAAAACCCTGGTGTCCTCGTATCAGAACGAGGCTGTTAAGACCGTGTTTGACAAGGTCTACAAGGGCACTGGCGAAACGGCCTGGTAAGGATTAAGCATGACGATTTTCTCAGGAGCCGAAGCACCCTTTAGCACGTTGACGCGTGGCGTGGTAGAGAATGCACAAGACCGTGAACGCTTTGCTCGCGAAAGCGGCAGTGTGGTGCGCTTACAGGGTGTTTCACGTCGCTTTGGTGAAACCCAGGCGCTGCGCGATATTTCACTGACGGTGCAGAAGGGTGAAATTCTCGGCCTGATCGGCCGCAGTGGTGCGGGCAAATCGACGTTGATTCGCTGTTTGAATGGACTCGAACAACCTGACGAAGGCGTCATTGAAATCGAAGGCCGGAAAATTACCGGCCTGTCGGAAAAACAGCTGCAATCGGTGCGCAGCCGCGTCGGTATGGTGTTCCAGCACTTCAATCTGCTGTCGGCGAAAACCGTGGCGCAGAATGTGGCGCTGCCGCTGAAAATAGCCGGTCTGGATAAGGTGCAGCGTGCACAGCGCGTGACGGAGCTGCTGGAACTGGTCGGTCTGGCGGATAAGGCGCATCACTATCCGGCGGCGCTGTCGGGCGGACAGAAACAGCGTGTCGGCATTGCCCGCGCACTGGCGGCAAGCCCGGCGCTGCTGCTGTGTGATGAAGCGACCTCTGCGCTCGATCCTGAAACCACCCGTTCCATTCTTGCCTTGCTTAAATCGCTTAATCAAAAACTGGGCATCACTATTCTGCTGATCACTCACGAAATGGAAGTCATCAAGTCGGTGGCACACCGCGTGGCGGTGATTGATGCGGGTGAGATCATTGAGCAGGGCCCGGTGTGGCAGGTGTTCGCCCATCCCCAATCCGAACTGACACGCACCTTGTTGCGGGGTTTGCTGCCGCAACTGCCAGATGCGCTGGCCGCACGGATTAGCGAGCAGAAGCAGGGGGAAGCCATCTACAGCGTGCACTTCGCTGGCGAAGACGCGCAGGGCGATTTGTTGACACGATTCGCGGCGGCGTTGCCCGGCAAGTTCCGCTTATTACAGGGCGGCATCGACCATATTCAGCACTACGCCGTGGTGCGTTTCTTTATCGCGCTTCCGGTCGCCAACGTGGCCGATGAGCTACAGATTCTCAGCTGGCTGCGCGGGCAGCAGGCACAAGTGGAGTTAGTCGGTTATGTCGCCAGTGATGATTGATTTATTGCTCAACGCGTTGGGCGAAACGTTATTAATGACGCTGATTTCAGGGGTGTTTTCGCTGGTGGCCGGCTTACCGTTGGGGTTGATTCTGGTGATAACCAGTGCGGGCGGCATTGCGGAACATCGCGGCATTAACCGGGTGCTGGGGCTGGTGATCAACGGTTTTCGCTCACTGCCGTTCATTATTTTGCTGGTGGCGCTGATACCGTTTACCCGTTTTCTGGTCGGCACGTCACTGGGGACCTGGGCGGCGATTGTTCCGCTGTCGATCACCGCAACGCCCTATTTTGCTCGCGTGGCAGAGGTCTCGCTGCGTGATGTGGATCGCGGTCTGATTGATGCGGTACGTGCGATGGGTGCCAGCAAGCTACGTATCGTCTGGGATGTCCTGATTCCTGAAGCGCTGCCTGGCATACTCTCGGGGTTTGTGGTGACGCTGGTGGCATTGATCGGCGCATCAGCGATGGCCGGGGCGATTGGCGCGGGCGGATTAGGGGATTTGGCGATTCGTTATGGTTATCAGCGCTTTGAAACTTCTGTGATGATTGCGGTGATCGCCGTGTTGATTGTGTTGGTGTGCGGCATTCAGTGGGTTGGCGATCGACTGGTGCAGTACATCGATAAGCGACACTAGTTTTCGCGCGATACATTGCCTGGCTACCGATGTTTAGGCGCTGCGAATCGTAGCTGATGTCCAGCACGCTAAGCATTTTCACGGTGCAGCCTTCAGGCCGCCCAATTCGGGCGTGCCAGGACACGCCGTTGCGAAATAACTGTAACGGCGCAAATTATTACGTATTTTTGTCACAAATCAGTTGTGCCTTTTCCCGCAATCCTTATCACTATTTCTTGATAAACATCAGCAGGTAACGCGCTTAGAGTGAGGGCATTCGATTGCCTTGATTCAGGAGACTTCGTTATGCCGCTGAACACCCTTCAGCTCACGCTGGAAACCCATATCGAACAGCACAACGCCGCGTATATTGCAGTGGCGAAATCGATCTTTGCTAAGCCGGAAACCGGTAACAACGAATACTTTGCCAGTGAGCAGTTGACGCGATTGCTTACTGAGCAGGGCTTTAAAGTGACGCGCAACGTTGCGGGTCATGAGACCGCGTTCTACGCGGTGAAAGCCAGCAGTAAGCCGGGACCAACCGTTGCCTTCCTGGCAGAATACGATGCGCTGATCGGCATCGGCCATGCCTGCGGACACAACCTGATCGGCACCACCAGCGTCGCGGCAGCTATTACGCTGTCTCAGGTGCTGGAACAAACCGGCGGTCGTGTCGTGGTGTTAGGGACGCCAGCGGAAGAGGGCGGGCTGGCGGGTCCCGGCGGACCCAAAGGCAATGTGAAGAAGCGTTTTGTCGAAGCCGGGCTACTCGATGACGTCGATGTGGCGCTGATGGTGCATCCCTCAGGTAAAACGCGCCTCACCGAATCGACGCTGGCGAACAATCATCTCTACTTCCACTTCTATGGCAAACCTTCGCACGCAGCCGGTGCGCCGCATGAAGGTATTAATGCGCTGGATGCGCTGGTGCTGCTGTACAACGGCATCAGTGTTTTGCGCCAGCAGTTGCCGGATGGCGTACGCGTGCACGGAATTATCACTAATGGCGGCCAGGCACCGAACGTCATTCCGGAATACGCTTCGGCGCACTACTACATTCGTGCCGATAGCCGCGAGGTGGTGGAGTCCCTTGAACCTAAGCTAAGAGCGATCGCAGAAGGGGTGGCGCTGGCGACGGGAGCTCGCGTAGAGATAGACCATCAAATTGGTCCGCGTGATTTCAAACTCAATCCCGCACTGGATGCCTTGTTGCTGCAGGAGTTTCGTGCGGCGGGTGAGCAGGTCGATCTCTCGCCGCAGCGCAATAAAGTCTCAACCGATGCCGGGGACATCAGCCATGCGGTGCCCACGGCGCACCCCTGGCTGAAAATCGGCCCGGATGATCTGATTTTTCATACCGTGCCGTTCCGTGAAGCTGCCAACTCGGAACGCGGCTATCAGGCGTTGCTGATTGGCGCTCGCGTGCTGGCACGCACCGGGTTACGTCTGCTGATTGATGCAGACGCACTTCAGGCCGTTCAGGCCGATTTCATCCGCCAGGCCTAAAGGAGATTAGGGTGTCGCAAACGTATCGTCGCAAACTCAAAACATTAGTGGGTGCCAGCAGTGTGATCTCCGCGGGCAATGACAACCAACCTGGCGTGGGGATCACGCGTGCTATTGAACTGGCGAAAATCGCGGAGCGCGAGAAAATCACCGGCCTGTTCACCGCTGATTTGCTGCAGGCTGATCCGGCCGGTTTAGCGGGTACGACGGGCACGCAGGACCCGCTTATCGCATTAGCGGCGTTAAGTCAGGTGACGTCGCAGATTGGCCTGATCGCCACTGTCAGCACAAGTTGGCTACACCCTTATAATCTGGCACGTCAGGTCGCCACGTTAGACCATATCAGCGGCGGCAGAGCAGGCTGGAATGCGGTGACATCCTCGGTCGGTGAGGAGAATTTTGGTGAAGGTCAGCTGCCACCGCCACAGGAACGCTATGCACGCGCCACCGAGTTTATCGAAGTGATGAACGCGCTGTATGACGCCAATGAACGGGCGGCAGTACAGCGCACGGCAAGCGGTGGCATTCGCCTTGACCCTCGCAAACTGCATCCTATCCATTATCGTGGTGACTTTTTCCAGGTCGCCGGCCCACTGAATGTCCCGCCGCCCCCGCAGCGTCGCCCCGTCCAGTTTCAGGCCGGGCAATCTGAGGCTGGTGTCACGCTGGGTGCGCGCTACGCCGAGGTGATCTACACCTCGCAGCCCACCTTTGAAGCGGCACAGACGTTTGTGGCTGTTGTGCAGCAGCGTGCGCGACGTTTTGGCCGGGAGCATAACCCACCGCTGATCATGAACTCATTCCATTCCATCATTGGTGAGAGCGATGCGGACGTAGCACGCCGCTTACGCGACAAACATGACCGCATTAATTATGAACAGGGCCGATTGCGTGTCGCGGATATGTTGGGCGGCGAGGTGAATCTGACAGAAGTGCCGCTTGATCAGCCCCTGCCAGCTGCTTTAATTCCACCGCTGGAGCAGGTGCATCGCCGGCAGGGACGAGCCGCCATTTTTCGCCAATATGCGCTGGAAGGGTTGACGCTACGTGAGCTGATTATTAAAGCAGAAGAGACGGGACACTGGTTTGTCGCGGGTACGCCAGAGCAACTCGCCGATGCTATTGAACAGCGTTATCAGGCGGGCGTACTTGACGTGATTTCCCTGCACGGCCTGGGGAGCCCAGACCAGCAAGATTTGCTGTTAAACGGACTGCTTCCCGAACTGCGTCGCCGTAACCTGCTGGATAGCGACTATCAAGGCAGCGATTTCCGCAGCAGCCTGGAGCTGGCACCTTTACCGCCTGCCGTGGATTAGCGTTTTCGTTGATGAGGGCCACGCCCGCTCAGGACAACTGAGCGGGCATTTTTTTTGGAATCTCTATCGACACGTCATTACAGATAAAGTGCCTGATTTGCCCTACTTCGCCACACTGATTATCGTCTTTAACCTATATAGCATTTGACCTATATCGACAGAAGCGTATCATGTGGCAGATAGTAACAACGGACACTTTTGATGATTGGCTGGTGGCGCAAGATGACACTGCCCGAGCATGCGTCTTGTCTGCATTAATTGTATTGCAGCAAGCAGGCCCAGCGTTATGCAGGCCTTACGCTGACACCCTAAAAGGCTCTCGTTTTAGCAATATGAAAGAGCTTCGTATTCAAAGCATAGGTGTTCCTATCCGGGCTTTTTACGCATTTGATCCCTGGCGCAGCGGTGTAGTGCTTTGCACAGGTCATAAGAGTGGCAATGAAAAGCGTTTTTATGCCGGGCTGATCCCGCTCGCAGATAAAGAATTCATGCATCATCTTCAACGCGAAGAGAGAAAGGAGTAACGGTATGGGCAGAACACTTGAACAAATTCTTGCAGCTGAGAGGCCGGAAGTGGTGGCTGAAGCTAACGCCATGGCTGAAGAAGTCTTACTGAATATCCACCTTGCTGAATTGCGTGAAAGAGTAAAAAAAACTCAAGTGGAGATCGCGCAACAATTAAATATTAAACAGCCTACGGTTGCAGGAATGGAGAAACCCGGCCGGGATTTAAAACTCTCGACGCTTAAGCGTTATGTTGAAGCTGCAGGAGGAAAACTCCGCCTTAACATTGAGCTTCCCGATGGCTCGCATTACGAGTTTGTCGTTTAAACCCCATTTGTGTCCCACCATCCGTGAAAAAACAGTGCGTTCACGCGCATGTAAACCGACTCACTTCTCCTGTCTTGCTTCTTTACTCACGAACAAATCACTAAATCGACAACTGGCGTATAAAAAACTCAAAATGATCAAATCACCCTGAATCTTTCATTTTGGCTCCTCTGACTGGGAGCATTATTGCCGAAGTCTGGTCAGAAGGGATTTGTGCAAGCGGTGCTTGCACAATTACCCTGAAACCATCAGCTTCCCTGCTTAACAAACTCAACAGTCAGTTAAAACGGGGCGGGTATCTGCCAAAGCTAAGACTTCCTTCGTATCCGTTGCAATTAGCTTTTTTGCAAACAAAAAGCCCGCTCAGGTTTCCCTGAGCGGGCTTCTCTAAATATGGCTCCTCTGACTGGGATCGCCTTAGCCAGTAACTGGCTAATAAATAAGCTAAACCTGAATAGTAGTTCTGTCAAGACCACCATAATGACCACCACTTGTTGTTGGTTACATAAATCTGGCATGGGGACTTCCACTGCATGGGATGATCATTCATCAGATGGCTGCAACATTAGCAGGCACAAGTTAAGCTACTCGGCTATGTCACCGGTAATGATTGATTCAATGCTTAATGCCATTGGCTATACTTTGCTGACGATGCTGGTTTCTGGCCTGGTTTGAAGGGGTTAACGGGTTCAACTGGTTTAATTGGTTGCCGGGTCGCCATTGGGTTTGATTATAGTGGTGACCAGCTCCGGTGGCATTGCCGAGCAACGGCTGATTGAACATGTGTTGAGGATCATTATCAACGGATTTCGATCCTACCATTTAATATTCTACTGGTGGCGCTGATTCCTTTTACGCGTTTTCTGGTTGGCACGTCGCTTGGAACCTGAGCAGCGATTGTTCCACTGTTGATCACCGCGACGCTTTATTTTGCCCGCGTGGCGAACGTGTCATTGCGCGAGGAGGATCGTGGTTTGATTGATGCCGTACGTATCATGGTGGTCAGCTAATTGCGTATCGTCTGGGAAATGTTGGTACCGGAAGCGTT is a window of Pantoea rwandensis DNA encoding:
- a CDS encoding MetQ/NlpA family ABC transporter substrate-binding protein — encoded protein: MHTRLASAKNKFLLTAGALLLASTTLAPLSLAHAADKTSVKVGIMSGEDEDVWREVSKQAAAKGLTVKTVIFNDYNQPNEALQNGEVDANAFQHQPFLNNQIKVNHYDIVRVGDTAVWPIGLYSKKVKKAAELKDGAVIGVPNDPSNEARGLVLLEQQGLIKLKPGVGIAATTADITANPHHLQIKELDSGIIGRSVPDLDAAVVNTDWALKSGLTADDRIAQEPVKDNPYNNFIAVKKENVGAPWVKTLVSSYQNEAVKTVFDKVYKGTGETAW
- a CDS encoding methionine ABC transporter ATP-binding protein — encoded protein: MTIFSGAEAPFSTLTRGVVENAQDRERFARESGSVVRLQGVSRRFGETQALRDISLTVQKGEILGLIGRSGAGKSTLIRCLNGLEQPDEGVIEIEGRKITGLSEKQLQSVRSRVGMVFQHFNLLSAKTVAQNVALPLKIAGLDKVQRAQRVTELLELVGLADKAHHYPAALSGGQKQRVGIARALAASPALLLCDEATSALDPETTRSILALLKSLNQKLGITILLITHEMEVIKSVAHRVAVIDAGEIIEQGPVWQVFAHPQSELTRTLLRGLLPQLPDALAARISEQKQGEAIYSVHFAGEDAQGDLLTRFAAALPGKFRLLQGGIDHIQHYAVVRFFIALPVANVADELQILSWLRGQQAQVELVGYVASDD
- a CDS encoding methionine ABC transporter permease; this encodes MSPVMIDLLLNALGETLLMTLISGVFSLVAGLPLGLILVITSAGGIAEHRGINRVLGLVINGFRSLPFIILLVALIPFTRFLVGTSLGTWAAIVPLSITATPYFARVAEVSLRDVDRGLIDAVRAMGASKLRIVWDVLIPEALPGILSGFVVTLVALIGASAMAGAIGAGGLGDLAIRYGYQRFETSVMIAVIAVLIVLVCGIQWVGDRLVQYIDKRH
- a CDS encoding M20 family metallopeptidase, translating into MPLNTLQLTLETHIEQHNAAYIAVAKSIFAKPETGNNEYFASEQLTRLLTEQGFKVTRNVAGHETAFYAVKASSKPGPTVAFLAEYDALIGIGHACGHNLIGTTSVAAAITLSQVLEQTGGRVVVLGTPAEEGGLAGPGGPKGNVKKRFVEAGLLDDVDVALMVHPSGKTRLTESTLANNHLYFHFYGKPSHAAGAPHEGINALDALVLLYNGISVLRQQLPDGVRVHGIITNGGQAPNVIPEYASAHYYIRADSREVVESLEPKLRAIAEGVALATGARVEIDHQIGPRDFKLNPALDALLLQEFRAAGEQVDLSPQRNKVSTDAGDISHAVPTAHPWLKIGPDDLIFHTVPFREAANSERGYQALLIGARVLARTGLRLLIDADALQAVQADFIRQA
- a CDS encoding NtaA/DmoA family FMN-dependent monooxygenase (This protein belongs to a clade of FMN-dependent monooxygenases, within a broader family of flavin-dependent oxidoreductases, the luciferase-like monooxygenase (LMM) family, some of whose members use coenzyme F420 rather than FMN.), which encodes MSQTYRRKLKTLVGASSVISAGNDNQPGVGITRAIELAKIAEREKITGLFTADLLQADPAGLAGTTGTQDPLIALAALSQVTSQIGLIATVSTSWLHPYNLARQVATLDHISGGRAGWNAVTSSVGEENFGEGQLPPPQERYARATEFIEVMNALYDANERAAVQRTASGGIRLDPRKLHPIHYRGDFFQVAGPLNVPPPPQRRPVQFQAGQSEAGVTLGARYAEVIYTSQPTFEAAQTFVAVVQQRARRFGREHNPPLIMNSFHSIIGESDADVARRLRDKHDRINYEQGRLRVADMLGGEVNLTEVPLDQPLPAALIPPLEQVHRRQGRAAIFRQYALEGLTLRELIIKAEETGHWFVAGTPEQLADAIEQRYQAGVLDVISLHGLGSPDQQDLLLNGLLPELRRRNLLDSDYQGSDFRSSLELAPLPPAVD
- a CDS encoding type II toxin-antitoxin system RelE/ParE family toxin, with the translated sequence MWQIVTTDTFDDWLVAQDDTARACVLSALIVLQQAGPALCRPYADTLKGSRFSNMKELRIQSIGVPIRAFYAFDPWRSGVVLCTGHKSGNEKRFYAGLIPLADKEFMHHLQREERKE
- a CDS encoding helix-turn-helix domain-containing protein, yielding MGRTLEQILAAERPEVVAEANAMAEEVLLNIHLAELRERVKKTQVEIAQQLNIKQPTVAGMEKPGRDLKLSTLKRYVEAAGGKLRLNIELPDGSHYEFVV